The Miscanthus floridulus cultivar M001 chromosome 7, ASM1932011v1, whole genome shotgun sequence genome includes a region encoding these proteins:
- the LOC136465669 gene encoding uncharacterized protein — protein MAEPSNADLAKLIASLSSTITSLQDDIATLKKDKEKSPSSSGTGPGGDGQHHNDLPPRFQKLDFPRYDGKTDPLIFVNRCESYFHQQRIMEEEKVWMASYNLEDVAQLWYIQVQADEGTPRWSRFKDLLHLRFGPPLRSAPLFELSECRRTDSVEEYQNRFQALLPRAGPLDEVQRVQLFTGGLLPPLSHAVRIHNPQSLAAAMSLARQVELMELDRPAPAPARAVPRGLLPAPAPRPALALPAPADKTAQPPGRTKGAPVKRLSVAEQDERRRLGLCFNCDEKYFRGHNRVCRRLFFIGGVEFSDADKEDADPAPEAPVFSLHAVAGLPGCDTMQVHAAVGATTLVALLDTGSTHNFIGEDATRRSGLSVRSQPRLTARVANGERIACPGVLRDASITIDGVTFQVDLYVMPLAGFDLVLGTQWLATLGPVVWDVAARTLQFQHQGRSVCWSGVPATAPPSLGATTASPTIANDATAVGEPLLEALLGAFGVAFAEPQGLPPRRAHDHRITLKPGATPVAVRPYRYPAAHKDELERQCASMLEQGIVRRSDSAFSSPVLLVKKPDGSWRFCVDYRALNALTVKDAFPLPVVDELLDELHGAHFFSKLDLRSGYHQLYVRIDFLGSHMMRI, from the coding sequence ATGGCGGAACCATCCAACGCCGACCTCGCCAAGCTGATCGCGAGCCTCTCCAGCACGATCACCTCCCTGCAGGATGACATCGCGACGCTgaagaaggacaaggagaagtCCCCCTCGTCGTCGGGTACGGGACCGGGCGGTGATGGACAGCACCACAACGACCTGCCGCCGCGATTTCAAAAGCTGGATTTTCCACGCTACGATGGCAAGACCGATCCGCTGATCTTCGTCAACCGATGCGAGTCGTACTTCCATCAGCAACGCATCATGGAGGAGGAGAAAGTCTGGATGGCTTCGTATAATCTGGAGGACGTCGCCCAATTGTGGTACATCCAAGTCCAGGCGGACGAGGGCACTCCCCGGTGGAGCCGcttcaaggacctcctccacctgcgCTTTGGGCCACCCCTGCGCTCAGCGCCGCTGTTCGAGCTCTCTGAGTGCAGGCGCACGGACTCCGTTGAAGAGTACCAGAATCGCTTCCAGGCCCTTCTTCCACGCGCCGGGCCACTGGATGAAGTCCAGCGTGTACAGCTCTTCACGGGAGGACTCCTACCGCCGCTCAGCCACGCGGTGCGGATTCATAACCCGCAGTCGCTCGCGGCTGCCATGAGCCTGGCACGCCAAGTGGAGTTGATGGAGCTCGATAGGCCGGCACCGGCCCCTGCCCGGGCTGTCCCGCGTGGCCTGCTGCCAGCACCAGCCCCACGACCGGCCCTGGCCCTGCCCGCTCCTGCTGACAAGACTGCACAACCACCGGGCCGTACAAAAGGGGCCCCAGTGAAACGACTCTCGGTGGCGGAACAGGATGAACGACGCCGCCTTGGGCTGTGTTTCAACTGCGACGAGAAGTACTTCCGGGGTCACAACCGCGTCTGCCGGCGCCTCTTCTTCATCGGGGGAGTCGAGTTCTCCGATGCCGACAAGGAGGACGCCGATCCGGCACCGGAGGCCCCGGTTTTCTCCCTGCATGCGGTGGCAGGTTTACCGGGCTGCGACACGATGCAAGTCCATGCCGCGGTAGGCGCCACTACTCTCGTCGCGCTGCTCGACACAGGCTCCACCCACAACTTCATCGGCGAAGATGCAACACGCCGCTCCGGGCTGTCCGTTCGGTCACAGCCCCGGCTCACGGCTCGGGTGGCTAACGGCGAGCGGATCGCCTGCCCAGGGGTCCTTCGCGACGCCTCCATCACCATCGACGGCGTGACGTTCCAAGTCGACCTTTACGTCATGCCGTTGGCGGGCTTCGACCTCGTCCTCGGGACACAGTGGCTCGCCACCTTGGGCCCCGTCGTTTGGGACGTCGCGGCACGAACCCTGCAGTTCCAGCACCAGGGGCGTTCCGTCTGCTGGTCTGGCGTCCCGGCAACCGCGCCTCCGTCCTTAGGCGCCACGACGGCGAGTCCCACGATCGCCAACGATGCCACGGCCGTTGGGGAGCCCCTGCTGGAAGCGCTCCTGGGGGCTTTTGGGGTAGCCTTTGCCGAGCCCCAGGGCCTCCCTCCGAGGCGCGCCCACGACCACCGCATCACCCTCAAGCCAGGCGCGACACCAGTGGCGGTCCGGCCCTATCGGTACCCTGCGGCGCACAAAGACGAGTTGGAGCGTCAATGTGCGTCGATGCTGGAGCAGGGCATCGTCCGCCGCAGCGATTCGGCGTTCTCCTCaccggtcctcctcgtcaagaagccgGATGGATCATGgcgcttctgcgtcgactaccgtgCCTTGAACGCGCTCACCGTCAAGGACGCGTTCCCGCTtcccgtcgtcgacgagctcctTGACGAGCTACACGGCGCCCACTTCTTCTCCAAGCTCGACTTGCGGTcggggtaccatcag